The Solanum lycopersicum chromosome 9, SLM_r2.1 genome window below encodes:
- the LOC138338416 gene encoding uncharacterized protein: protein MGDRVSNPKLKRGKGTNSPNEKPTCAKCGKRHLGECLVGTGIDFSCENSGHKMRGFPNLNSQNKGSFQAQASGSSDDPKKNRFYTLRSRGEQETSPDLVTGMLKVFSPDVYSLLDPGATLSFVTPLVAKNFDILPDILHEPFIVSTPVDESVIAKRVYRNCPIMLPNRVSFVDLVELDMLDFDIIFGMD, encoded by the coding sequence atgggtgatagggtgtctaaccctaaattaAAGAGGGGAAAAGGCACTAATTCACCAAATGAGAAGCCTACTTGTGCTAAGTGTGGAAAGCGCCATCTTGGTGAGTGCTTGGTAGGAACGGGGATTGACTTTAGTTGTGAAAATAGTGGTCACAAGATGAGAGGTTTTCCTAACTTGAATAGTCAAAACAAGGGTAgttttcaagctcaagcaagtggttctagtgatgatCCAAAAAAGAACCGCTTCTAtactctccgctctaggggtgagcaagagacttctcccgactTGGTaaccggtatgttgaaagttttcTCTCCGGATGTATATTCCTTACTTGATCCcggtgctactttatcatttgttacacctctagtagctaaaaattttgatattttacctgatattttgcatgaaccatttatagtgtctactccaGTGGATGAGTCGGTtattgcaaaaagggtgtatagaaattgtccaataatgttgcccaatagagtttcttttgttgatctagtagaactcgatatgcttgattttgatattatatttggtATGGATTAG
- the LOC138338415 gene encoding uncharacterized protein, with the protein MGCTGVVRKEERWFSQKCIDYRQFNKVTIKNKNEEQHASHLRVVQQTLKEHQLFTKFSKCYYRRFVEGFSSMDSPLTIDSKDGHVSMQGKVIAYAFRQLKVHKKSYPTQDLELVAVVFALKI; encoded by the exons atggggtgcaccggtgttgttcgtaaagaagaaagatggttctctcagaagtGCATTGACTATAGGCAGTtcaacaaggtcacaatcaagaataa gaatgaggaacaacatgcaagtcatttgagagttgttcagCAGACTCTCAAAGAGCACCAGTTATTcactaagtttagcaaat GTTATTATAGAAGattcgtggaaggattttcatccatggactcaccattgactattgactcaaaagatggtcatgtttcaatg CAAGGTAAGGTTATAGCATATGCTTTTAGACAGCTTAAGGTGCATAAGAAGAGCTATCCAACTCAAGACCTTGAGCTTgtagcagtggtgtttgcactcaagatctag